One stretch of Epinephelus lanceolatus isolate andai-2023 chromosome 15, ASM4190304v1, whole genome shotgun sequence DNA includes these proteins:
- the LOC117267412 gene encoding uncharacterized protein LOC117267412, producing MKSRLADSHNNTTALEVRLRSTETQLQQLENHSAALEVRLGDSEKQLEYLKTEDTAQSVQLSLMQSRLTDSHNNTAALEVRLRSTETQLENHSAALEVRLSNSEKQLEDLKTENTVQSVQLSLMKSRLKDSHNNTTALEVRLRSTETQLEQLEDHTAVHAAKLSAVSLRLDVTEGQVDRLRTENTDRLTAAERNTEALLTQINSRLEAAENLDSALQFRLNATENQLKRQIEDIQIKLRVRDDLIHELQSNVTAHSFDLSTLRTQTKDLERQLSDADRLMIKLQTESSVQSVQLSSMESRMTDSHNNTTELEVRLSVSEKQLEDLKTENTVQSVQLSLMESRLTDSHNNTTALDVRLRSTETWLEQLKSHSAELEVRLSVSEKQLEDLKTENTVHSVQISLMESRLTDSHNNSTALEVRLRSTETQLEQLENHSAELEVRLSVSEKQLEDLKTESTVLSFRINETADRLQQLKNTDSDDLKVAFSAGLTDSGSVGPFNEERTLIFSKTITNIGRAYNQTAGVFIAPVRGLYFFSFTAADYLKGYMGVYLYRNNQPILFNLDLNDHGGYASTSNGVALQLEQGDKVRLSLPASYRLYDDSRNFSVFSGFLLFPL from the exons ATGAAGTCCAGACTGGCAGACAGTCACAACAACACTACAG CTTTGGAGGTCAGACTGAGATCCACTGAGACACAGCTGCAACAGCTGGAGAATCACAGTGCAG CTCTGGAGGTCAGACTGGGCGACAGTGAGAAACAACTGGAATATCTGAAGACAGAAGACACAG CTCAGTCTGTCCAACTTTCCTTGATGCAAtccagactgacagacagccaCAACAACACTGCAG CTTTGGAGGTCAGACTAAGATCcactgagacacagctggagaatCACAGTGCAG CTCTGGAGGTCAGACTGAGCAACAGTGAGAAACAACTGGAAGATCtgaagacagaaaacacag ttcagtctGTCCAGCTGTCCTTAATGAAGTCCAGACTGAAAGACAGCCACAACAACACTACAG CTCTGGAGGTCAGACTGAGATCcactgagacacagctggaaCAGCTGGAGGATCACACTGCAG TCCATGCAGCCaagctgtcagctgtcagtctgaGACTGGATGTCACTGAGGGACAGGTGGACAGATTGAGGACAGAAAACACAG acagactgacagcagCTGAGAGAAACACTGAAG CTCTGCTGACACAAATCAACTCCAGACTGGAAGCTGCTGAGAACCTCGACTCAG CGCTGCAGTTCAGACTGAATGCCACTGAAAACCAGCTGAAGAGACAAATCGAAG ATATACAGATCAAACTGAGAGTCAGAGACGATTTGATCCACGAGCTGCAGAGTAACGTTACAG CTCACAGCTTTGATCTATCAACTTTGAGAACTCAAACTAAAG aTCTAGAGAGACAACTGAGTGATGCTGACCGCCTGATGATTAAGTTACAGACTGAAAGTTCAG ttcagtCCGTTCAACTTTCCTCGATGGAGTCCAGAATGACAGACAGCCACAACAACACTACAG AGTTGGAGGTCAGACTAAGTGTCAGTGAGAAACAGCTGGAAGATCtgaagacagaaaacacag ttcagtctGTTCAACTTTCCTTGATGGAGtccagactgacagacagtcaCAACAACACTACAG CTCTGGATGTCAGACTGAGATCCACTGAGACATGGCTGGAACAACTGAAGAGTCACAGTGCAG AGTTGGAGGTCAGACTGAGTGTCAGTGAGAAACAGCTGGAGGATCtgaagacagaaaacacag TTCACTCTGTCCAAATTTCCTTGATGGAGtccagactgacagacagtcaCAACAACAGTACAG CTCTGGAGGTCAGACTGAGATCcactgagacacagctggaaCAACTGGAGAATCACAGTGCAG AGTTGGAGGTCAGACTGAGTGTCAGTGAGAAACAGCTGGAAGATCTGAAGACAGAAAGCACAG TTTTGAGCTTCAGAATTAATGAAACTGCGGATCGTCTGCAGCAACTCAAAAACACAGACTCAG ATGACCTGAAGGTGGCGTTCTCAGCTGGTCTTACTGATTCAGGATCAGTCGGACCGTTCAATGAGGAGAGGACTCTTATCTTCTCCAAAACCATCACCAACATCGGCCGTGCCTACAACCAGACTGCAG GCGTGTTCATAGCTCCTGTCAGAGGACTTTACTTCTTCAGCTTCACGGCTGCAGATTACCTGAAGGGTTACATGGGAGTCTACCTGTACAGGAACAACCAGCCAATCCTCTTCAACCTGGACCTGAACGACCACGGCGGCTATGCCTCTACGTCCAACGGTGTGGctctgcagctggagcagggtGACAAGGTCCGCCTCAGTCTTCCGGCCAGCTACCGGCTCTATGACGACTCCCGAAACTTCAGCGTGTTCTCGGGCTTCCTGCTGTTCCCCCTCTGA